One segment of Deinococcus sp. Leaf326 DNA contains the following:
- a CDS encoding uracil-DNA glycosylase, producing the protein MTGSVPAPLPELLAANRSCVACTLRPGCAAPVPGEWVGEAPAQAHSPSLLLIADAPGAEEDRQGRPFAGRAGEELRALLGDAGLGRAPLFLTTLVKCRPPAHRDPSPAEAQTCAERWLRPQLAALRPRLILTMGNAATREVLGTGPGDTGITRLRGRWQRAAPAYGGALLLPLLHPATAARDEARLPGGPWSLLRGDLKEAAAVWRGERAARPAAPPAPPSLF; encoded by the coding sequence ATGACTGGTTCCGTTCCCGCTCCCCTGCCCGAACTGCTCGCGGCCAACCGGAGCTGCGTGGCCTGCACGCTGCGGCCGGGCTGCGCGGCCCCCGTGCCCGGCGAGTGGGTGGGGGAAGCCCCGGCGCAGGCCCATTCGCCGAGTCTCCTCCTGATCGCGGACGCGCCGGGGGCCGAGGAGGACCGCCAGGGCCGCCCCTTCGCGGGCCGCGCGGGCGAGGAGCTGCGGGCGCTGCTGGGCGACGCCGGGCTGGGCCGGGCGCCGCTGTTCCTGACCACGCTCGTCAAGTGTCGCCCGCCCGCACACCGCGACCCCTCGCCGGCGGAGGCGCAAACCTGTGCCGAGCGGTGGCTGCGGCCGCAACTCGCCGCGCTGCGGCCCCGCCTGATTCTGACGATGGGCAACGCGGCCACCCGTGAGGTGCTGGGGACCGGGCCGGGCGACACCGGCATCACCCGGCTGCGGGGACGCTGGCAGCGCGCGGCGCCGGCCTACGGCGGAGCGCTGCTGCTGCCGCTGTTGCACCCGGCTACGGCGGCGCGGGACGAGGCCCGGTTGCCCGGCGGGCCCTGGAGCCTGCTGCGCGGCGACCTGAAAGAAGCGGCGGCCGTGTGGCGCGGCGAGCGGGCGGCGCGCCCGGCCGCCCCACCGGCGCCGCCCTCACTGTTCTGA
- a CDS encoding C40 family peptidase, producing the protein MKATRTLALTLAALLPSASAVTYTVKAGDTLTTIAQATKMEPDALMRLNGLVSPTVQLGQVLRTSASTFAKPVAAPIAAKPATVAAPVASRGGAFVNTAASRYLGIRYVLGGTGGGGLDCSGFTMRVFQQLGISLPRTAAQQWGRGFAVNRRDLRAGDLVFFNTTGRMASHVGIYLGNGSMANANSYQGRTVVEPLFSNPYWASRYIGARRVLT; encoded by the coding sequence ATGAAAGCCACCCGCACCCTTGCCCTGACCCTCGCCGCGCTGCTTCCCAGCGCCTCCGCCGTCACCTATACGGTCAAGGCCGGTGACACGCTGACCACCATTGCCCAGGCGACCAAGATGGAACCGGACGCCCTGATGCGCCTCAACGGCTTGGTCAGCCCCACCGTGCAGCTTGGCCAGGTGCTGCGGACCTCGGCCTCGACCTTCGCCAAGCCGGTCGCCGCGCCCATCGCCGCCAAGCCCGCTACGGTCGCCGCTCCGGTCGCCTCGCGCGGCGGCGCTTTCGTCAACACGGCGGCCAGCCGCTACCTGGGCATCCGCTACGTTCTGGGCGGCACGGGCGGCGGCGGGCTGGACTGCAGCGGCTTCACCATGCGCGTGTTCCAGCAGCTCGGCATCAGCCTGCCACGCACGGCCGCCCAGCAGTGGGGCCGGGGCTTCGCGGTCAACCGCCGTGACCTGCGCGCCGGCGACCTGGTGTTCTTCAACACGACCGGCCGCATGGCCAGCCACGTCGGCATCTACCTGGGCAACGGCAGCATGGCCAACGCCAACAGCTACCAGGGCCGCACGGTCGTCGAGCCGCTGTTCTCGAACCCCTACTGGGCCAGCCGCTACATCGGCGCCCGCCGCGTCCTGACCTAA